One region of Candidatus Thorarchaeota archaeon genomic DNA includes:
- the spcS gene encoding O-phosphoseryl-tRNA(Sec) selenium transferase: protein MEDEIEKRISEVLPPHMAVRGLTTLGALLNPVKDVINRRHFPKKALDDVQVEWLIRILSSLDSDKDPEAARVGEREGRAASPLIGRLSLGFNHGIGRSGHVTNPQPKAVGASLMQNIANTVAVDAIRKLGLSNVRHGFVVPLSTGMTIALVLAALRREFGVRQVLYPRLDHLSPKRAIAMAGLEEVSIPNLIEGDAVQTDLSALERLMRPDSGQAVLATTTFFPPREPDPVKEIARLCAERNTPLVINNAYGVQSAQVMALIRAAVDAGRVDAIVQSSDKNFLAPVGASIVVSPHSQVIEWTAATYAGRASAAPVVQTLAAMLVLGEEGYVKLRQEQTENRAFLQSRIEEIASTTGQRVLDVVSPIACAMTVGLDDARRLGAYLYERRVTGPRVVVRGEFGACVDNYPESYVVVNSAIGARRVDVESASTKLLKGLTSLPEGS from the coding sequence TTGGAAGACGAGATTGAGAAGCGAATCAGCGAGGTCTTGCCGCCTCACATGGCAGTCCGTGGACTGACTACTCTAGGTGCACTGTTGAACCCTGTGAAGGATGTCATCAACAGGAGGCACTTTCCAAAGAAGGCACTGGACGACGTCCAAGTCGAGTGGCTGATTCGCATCCTTTCATCTCTGGACTCGGACAAGGACCCTGAAGCTGCTCGAGTGGGAGAGCGGGAGGGTCGAGCTGCCTCTCCACTCATCGGTCGTCTGTCTCTGGGGTTCAATCATGGCATTGGACGCAGCGGACATGTGACCAATCCTCAACCCAAGGCGGTTGGTGCTTCACTGATGCAGAACATCGCCAACACAGTGGCAGTCGACGCCATACGCAAACTCGGTCTCAGTAACGTCCGACATGGGTTCGTGGTGCCGCTGTCGACCGGTATGACCATTGCCCTTGTCCTCGCCGCTCTGCGACGTGAGTTCGGGGTGCGTCAGGTGCTCTATCCACGACTGGACCACCTGTCTCCGAAGAGGGCCATTGCCATGGCTGGCCTTGAAGAAGTGTCCATCCCGAATCTGATTGAAGGGGATGCAGTGCAAACCGATCTGAGTGCTCTTGAGAGGCTCATGCGGCCGGACAGTGGCCAAGCCGTACTTGCCACGACCACCTTCTTTCCGCCGCGAGAACCCGACCCGGTAAAGGAGATAGCACGACTCTGTGCCGAGAGAAACACTCCCCTTGTAATCAACAATGCATATGGGGTCCAGTCGGCTCAGGTCATGGCGCTCATCCGGGCCGCAGTAGACGCCGGACGGGTGGACGCCATTGTTCAGAGCAGCGACAAGAACTTCCTTGCACCAGTGGGCGCCTCCATAGTTGTATCACCACACAGCCAAGTCATCGAATGGACGGCTGCCACCTATGCGGGACGTGCGTCAGCGGCGCCTGTAGTCCAGACGCTTGCAGCCATGCTGGTGTTGGGAGAAGAGGGCTATGTTAAGCTGCGGCAGGAACAGACTGAGAACCGAGCGTTCCTCCAGTCGCGCATTGAGGAGATTGCCTCGACGACGGGTCAGAGGGTACTCGATGTGGTGAGTCCAATCGCCTGTGCAATGACTGTGGGTCTTGATGACGCTCGGAGACTCGGGGCCTATCTATATGAACGAAGGGTCACTGGTCCTCGTGTTGTGGTCCGGGGTGAGTTCGGTGCCTGCGTGGACAACTACCCTGAGAGCTACGTGGTGGTCAACTCTGCCATTGGAGCAAGACGCGTGGACGTTGAGAGTGCATCCACGAAACTTCTTAAAGGGCTCACATCCCTCCCAGAAGGGAGCTAG
- the selB gene encoding selenocysteine-specific translation elongation factor: MTGLTPVHVGLVGHIDHGKTSLARVLSTKVSTAGLDKHPQAQERGITIDLGFTMFTMEDYLVTLVDAPGHADLIRSVVAGAGIIDAAILVVAADEGPKVQTGEHIIVLEAMGVESVLVAITKTDSATAAAVHAVENRMRAIMAETSFKTVEYARVSAVTGDGIDSLKAKLLTILRPKRRDPAAPLLIPIDHAFLVRGHGTVMTGTVLQGRLRTGDTVELMPQGAVARVRSIQTFGTEREEASAGDRVGVNVPEIHHETVHRGDYLCSPGSMSLSDSLTVDLYVSPLYRGSITKRMVLTATVGIPTVTAELVPLEATERGWVVLDRAEGPNITAALLLAERLPVPVGSRVLLMRSDLPPTQMRVVGSGQVTATHDTLRLLQKHVRVGRVQRVRATDVLVEGLATRRESAELLINRVVHTPAGVQGRLVEAFGTKGVMVAVFDSMPTTGTDVLYETYTEEEYRFGRRD; encoded by the coding sequence ATGACAGGTCTGACTCCAGTTCATGTCGGTCTGGTGGGCCACATAGACCATGGCAAGACCTCTCTGGCCCGCGTCCTCAGCACAAAGGTGTCCACAGCAGGACTGGACAAGCATCCACAGGCCCAAGAGCGAGGAATAACCATTGACCTTGGCTTCACCATGTTCACCATGGAGGACTATCTTGTCACTCTGGTGGACGCACCGGGGCATGCCGACCTCATCCGCAGTGTTGTCGCGGGCGCCGGCATAATTGATGCGGCTATTCTTGTCGTCGCTGCAGACGAGGGACCGAAAGTGCAGACGGGTGAGCACATCATCGTGCTTGAGGCAATGGGTGTCGAGAGTGTTCTTGTAGCCATAACAAAGACTGACTCCGCGACAGCCGCAGCTGTCCACGCGGTCGAGAACCGTATGAGGGCCATCATGGCTGAGACATCTTTCAAGACTGTGGAGTACGCCCGTGTGTCTGCAGTCACAGGTGATGGTATCGACTCGCTAAAGGCCAAGCTGCTGACCATCCTCCGGCCCAAGAGACGTGATCCGGCAGCACCACTTCTGATTCCCATTGACCATGCCTTCCTGGTCAGAGGTCACGGTACTGTGATGACTGGTACAGTCCTTCAGGGGCGGTTACGCACAGGGGACACTGTAGAGCTGATGCCTCAGGGGGCTGTCGCAAGAGTACGTTCCATACAGACATTCGGCACGGAGAGAGAGGAGGCCTCAGCTGGCGACCGGGTGGGAGTGAACGTCCCAGAGATACACCACGAGACCGTCCATCGTGGGGACTATCTCTGCTCTCCAGGCAGCATGAGTCTGTCCGACAGTCTGACAGTGGATCTGTATGTCAGTCCACTGTACAGAGGCAGCATCACCAAGAGAATGGTCCTGACCGCGACAGTCGGCATTCCGACAGTCACAGCGGAGCTGGTGCCGCTGGAAGCGACGGAGAGAGGCTGGGTTGTGCTCGACCGGGCCGAGGGCCCAAACATCACGGCCGCACTGCTGCTCGCCGAGAGACTCCCGGTCCCTGTAGGGTCCAGGGTGCTGCTCATGAGGTCCGACCTCCCTCCCACGCAGATGCGAGTGGTTGGGTCCGGACAAGTAACGGCGACTCATGACACACTCCGTCTCCTGCAAAAACACGTCCGAGTCGGGCGAGTACAGCGCGTTAGAGCGACTGACGTGCTGGTTGAAGGCCTGGCCACCCGGCGTGAGTCTGCAGAACTCCTGATCAACCGAGTCGTTCACACTCCAGCTGGAGTTCAAGGGCGACTCGTCGAGGCCTTTGGTACGAAGGGCGTCATGGTGGCTGTCTTCGACTCGATGCCCACCACGGGCACTGATGTACTGTACGAAACATATACCGAGGAGGAATACCGCTTTGGAAGACGAGATTGA